One window of the Runella slithyformis DSM 19594 genome contains the following:
- a CDS encoding competence/damage-inducible protein A, with protein MVKAEVITIGDEILFGQITDTNTQWISTELTTIGIRTIRKSSVGDNEEAILEILAEAEKRADVILITGGLGPTKDDITKKTLCRYFNTELYINEEALTFITAFFEKRGRPMTELNRQQAAIPINCTYIPNRWGTAPGMWFEHNGTVFISMPGVPFEMKSLMTHTLLPKLKEFFETPFIYHKILRTIGIGESFLAERIADWEDNLPPHIRLAYLPNFGQVRLRLTATGTDFEQLKKETQAEVEKVLPLIDVNVFGYDDDEIETVVGRILKERGHTLATAESCTGGYASHLITKVPGSSAYFMGGVISYSNEVKIAELGVSPETLATFGAVSEQTVIEMAEGVRKRLNTTYGISASGIAGPDGGTDDKPVGTIWIASAGPEGTVTQKLQLGKFREQNIQYTGVYVLNLLRKQLLGLV; from the coding sequence ATGGTCAAAGCAGAAGTCATTACAATTGGCGACGAAATATTATTTGGGCAGATTACCGACACTAATACCCAGTGGATTAGCACCGAATTAACAACTATCGGCATCAGAACCATTCGAAAATCGTCGGTGGGAGATAACGAAGAAGCTATTTTAGAAATACTGGCCGAAGCCGAAAAACGAGCCGATGTCATTTTGATTACGGGCGGATTAGGTCCTACCAAAGACGATATTACCAAAAAAACGCTTTGCAGGTATTTTAATACCGAGCTCTATATCAACGAAGAGGCCCTGACGTTCATCACCGCTTTTTTTGAAAAAAGAGGACGCCCCATGACCGAGCTGAATCGGCAGCAGGCGGCTATTCCCATAAACTGTACCTACATTCCCAACCGCTGGGGCACTGCTCCCGGGATGTGGTTTGAACACAACGGAACCGTTTTTATCTCCATGCCGGGCGTACCGTTTGAGATGAAAAGCCTGATGACGCATACACTGCTGCCCAAGCTGAAGGAGTTTTTCGAAACCCCGTTCATTTACCACAAAATACTGCGAACGATCGGCATCGGCGAATCTTTTCTGGCCGAGCGCATTGCCGATTGGGAAGATAATCTTCCGCCTCACATCCGGTTGGCCTATTTACCCAATTTCGGACAGGTACGGCTTCGCCTTACGGCTACGGGCACTGATTTTGAACAGCTCAAGAAAGAAACACAGGCCGAAGTAGAAAAGGTCTTACCGCTGATCGACGTAAACGTATTCGGCTATGACGATGATGAGATCGAAACCGTAGTAGGAAGAATCCTGAAAGAACGTGGTCACACCCTGGCAACGGCCGAAAGTTGTACGGGCGGTTATGCATCGCATTTGATCACGAAAGTGCCAGGCTCGTCCGCTTATTTTATGGGTGGTGTGATCAGTTACAGCAACGAGGTCAAAATAGCGGAATTGGGCGTCAGCCCCGAAACCTTGGCAACCTTTGGGGCCGTCAGTGAACAAACCGTGATCGAAATGGCCGAAGGAGTGCGTAAGCGCCTCAATACCACCTACGGTATTTCGGCCAGCGGCATTGCGGGTCCCGACGGCGGTACGGACGACAAACCCGTAGGCACCATCTGGATAGCAAGCGCCGGGCCCGAAGGCACCGTAACCCAAAAATTACAACTTGGAAAATTTCGCGAACAAAACATCCAATATACCGGGGTTTATGTACTGAATTTGCTGCGTAAACAACTCTTGGGGTTAGTGTAA
- a CDS encoding dihydrolipoamide acetyltransferase family protein produces MAIVEMVMPRMGESVMECTVISILKKVGDRVESDDSVLEVATDKVDTEVPSPYSGTIKEILVQEGDVVAIGNVVIRIDTETTVHQNGSPAPVAILPEEAAAAELETQFQALAAPSVPPAAAPETMPLSGRFYSPLVLNIAQTEGISRQELDQIAGTGTDSRVTKKDILGYLEQKKHTPAGAGLASAQNISSHADAASSVSQSPSSISSRKSGIEIIPMDRMRRVIAERMRESQRISAHVTSFVETDMTNVVLWRNKIKDDFKKQTGEGITFTPILIEAVVKAIKDFPLINISVEGENILKKRDINVGMAVALPNGNLIVPIIHNADQYSLIGLAKKVNELANRARQNKLTPDDLAGGTYTVSNIGSFGNIMGTPIILQPQVAIMAFGAIQKRPVVIETPQGDVIGVRSMMYISHSYDHRVVDGALGGMFVKRVSDYLEKFDLNRSPF; encoded by the coding sequence ATGGCAATAGTAGAAATGGTGATGCCCCGAATGGGAGAAAGCGTCATGGAGTGTACCGTCATCAGCATCCTAAAAAAAGTAGGCGACCGGGTCGAATCCGACGATTCAGTGCTGGAAGTCGCAACCGATAAAGTAGATACCGAAGTGCCGAGCCCCTACAGCGGCACCATCAAAGAAATATTGGTGCAGGAAGGCGACGTGGTAGCCATCGGAAACGTCGTGATCCGGATCGATACCGAAACAACCGTCCACCAAAACGGTTCGCCTGCCCCGGTCGCAATCTTGCCGGAGGAAGCCGCTGCCGCAGAACTGGAAACGCAATTTCAGGCGCTTGCAGCACCATCGGTTCCACCTGCCGCTGCACCGGAAACGATGCCTTTGAGCGGTCGCTTTTATTCTCCTTTGGTGCTTAATATTGCCCAAACCGAAGGCATATCGCGTCAGGAACTGGATCAAATTGCGGGGACAGGCACCGACAGCCGGGTCACCAAAAAAGACATTCTGGGGTATTTAGAACAAAAGAAACATACCCCCGCAGGGGCAGGCCTTGCTTCTGCCCAAAACATTAGCTCTCACGCAGACGCAGCCTCTTCTGTCAGCCAATCACCATCGTCGATATCAAGCCGCAAATCAGGCATTGAGATCATTCCGATGGACCGGATGCGACGCGTCATTGCGGAAAGAATGCGGGAATCGCAGCGTATCTCGGCCCATGTAACGTCCTTTGTCGAAACCGACATGACGAATGTGGTGCTTTGGCGCAACAAAATCAAAGATGACTTCAAAAAACAAACGGGAGAAGGCATCACCTTTACCCCCATTTTGATCGAAGCTGTAGTGAAAGCCATCAAAGATTTTCCGTTGATCAATATATCAGTGGAGGGGGAGAATATTCTAAAAAAACGCGATATCAACGTCGGTATGGCAGTAGCTCTTCCCAATGGGAACCTCATCGTACCCATTATCCATAATGCCGATCAATACAGCCTCATTGGATTGGCTAAAAAAGTAAATGAATTGGCCAACCGAGCCCGTCAAAACAAACTTACCCCCGACGACCTCGCCGGCGGCACCTATACGGTTTCCAATATCGGAAGTTTCGGCAATATTATGGGAACCCCCATTATTCTTCAGCCACAGGTAGCCATTATGGCGTTTGGAGCCATTCAGAAGCGCCCCGTGGTGATTGAAACACCGCAGGGCGATGTGATAGGCGTGCGAAGCATGATGTACATTTCCCATTCGTACGACCACCGCGTGGTAGATGGGGCATTGGGCGGTATGTTTGTCAAACGCGTTTCCGATTATCTTGAAAAATTTGATCTGAATCGTTCTCCTTTTTAA
- a CDS encoding alpha/beta fold hydrolase, producing the protein MPKITTAPNVQLHVEDWGQGQPLVFLHGWPLSHEMFEYQINQLGNDYRCIMIDRRGFGHSDKPWTGYDYDTLADDLQVVFEELDLHNITLVGFSMGGAEAIRYISRHGSNRISKLVLLGAAAPRLLKTPAFEEGVEKSVFDTMIENAIEDRAAFMESFSKDFFGATIISSPLSTKLMDWFHGLAMKSSPRAFINCILTFSQADLSDELASIDVPTLIIHGTGDKIVPFDISAKVMHAGIAGSQLISYEDAPHGFFYTNWPQLNHDLAAFIQQPVPVME; encoded by the coding sequence ATGCCAAAAATAACCACCGCACCCAACGTTCAGCTGCATGTCGAAGATTGGGGTCAGGGACAGCCCCTTGTTTTTCTGCACGGATGGCCGCTAAGCCATGAGATGTTTGAATACCAGATCAATCAATTGGGCAATGATTACCGCTGCATCATGATCGACCGCCGTGGCTTCGGACACTCCGATAAGCCGTGGACGGGTTATGATTACGATACGCTTGCCGATGATTTGCAGGTTGTCTTTGAAGAACTCGACCTGCACAACATTACGCTCGTCGGATTTTCGATGGGAGGCGCAGAGGCCATTCGGTACATCAGCCGCCACGGCAGCAATCGAATCTCCAAACTGGTATTGCTCGGAGCGGCCGCGCCGCGTTTATTAAAAACCCCGGCCTTTGAAGAGGGCGTTGAAAAATCAGTCTTTGACACCATGATCGAAAATGCCATCGAAGACCGCGCCGCTTTCATGGAATCCTTTTCAAAAGACTTTTTTGGAGCCACCATCATCAGTTCTCCGCTGAGCACCAAACTCATGGATTGGTTTCACGGGCTTGCCATGAAGTCATCGCCACGTGCATTTATCAACTGTATTCTCACGTTCAGTCAGGCGGATCTGAGCGATGAACTGGCCTCCATTGATGTACCTACGCTCATTATCCACGGTACGGGAGACAAGATCGTTCCGTTTGACATTTCGGCCAAAGTGATGCACGCCGGTATTGCCGGCTCGCAGCTTATCTCCTACGAAGACGCCCCCCATGGCTTTTTCTATACCAACTGGCCTCAACTAAACCACGACCTGGCCGCTTTTATTCAGCAGCCGGTACCGGTCATGGAATAA